One window of the Crassaminicella thermophila genome contains the following:
- a CDS encoding PRK06851 family protein — MSKKGEIKKVFPGGNTAKGFYSYYDNIIGTDAKRLFVIKGGPGVGKSSFMKKIGYQMVEKGYDVEFHQCSSDNDSLDGVVIPALKIAIIDGTAPHVVDPKHPGAIDEILNFGEFWNENGIRANRSEVVEITQKIGKLFKRAYKFFAAAKSIRDDMEVIYEEALDKGKFNQSVRELKKEILGKVTYSKQEGKVRHLFGSALTPKGLVDYYATIVGKIKTIYYMEGSYVKGISNYIEQIVDEAIKKGLNVEVYHEALDEKNIETIIIPKLNIAITTSGKYANTNYKKIKFDDFMDKEILAANEEILKEDNAFVEKLINSGIANIAKAKKEHDDLEKSYIPNMNFKAIDNFRGEILQRILKYANEIEN, encoded by the coding sequence ATGAGTAAAAAAGGAGAAATCAAAAAAGTTTTTCCAGGAGGAAATACAGCAAAGGGATTTTATTCTTATTATGATAACATTATTGGTACAGATGCAAAAAGATTATTTGTTATTAAAGGGGGTCCTGGAGTAGGAAAATCATCATTCATGAAAAAAATAGGTTATCAAATGGTGGAGAAGGGATATGATGTAGAGTTCCATCAATGTTCATCAGATAATGATTCGTTAGATGGGGTAGTAATACCTGCTCTTAAGATTGCTATTATTGATGGTACAGCACCACATGTAGTTGATCCTAAACATCCAGGAGCTATAGATGAAATTCTTAATTTTGGAGAGTTTTGGAATGAAAATGGGATAAGAGCGAATAGAAGTGAAGTTGTAGAAATTACTCAAAAAATTGGAAAATTATTCAAAAGGGCATATAAATTCTTTGCTGCAGCAAAATCCATAAGGGATGATATGGAAGTAATTTATGAAGAAGCACTAGATAAAGGAAAATTTAATCAAAGTGTGAGGGAACTAAAAAAAGAAATATTAGGTAAAGTGACTTACTCAAAACAAGAAGGAAAAGTTAGACATTTATTTGGAAGTGCATTAACGCCTAAAGGATTAGTAGATTATTATGCAACGATTGTTGGAAAGATTAAGACAATATACTATATGGAAGGTTCTTATGTAAAAGGAATTTCAAATTATATAGAACAAATTGTAGACGAAGCTATAAAAAAAGGATTAAATGTAGAGGTATATCATGAAGCATTAGATGAAAAAAATATAGAAACTATAATTATACCAAAATTAAATATAGCTATTACAACGAGTGGTAAGTATGCAAATACTAATTATAAAAAGATAAAATTTGATGATTTTATGGATAAAGAAATTTTAGCTGCTAATGAAGAAATTTTAAAGGAAGATAATGCTTTTGTAGAAAAATTAATAAACTCTGGTATTGCAAATATAGCAAAAGCAAAGAAAGAGCATGATGATCTTGAAAAATCTTATATTCCAAACATGAATTTTAAAGCAATAGATAATTTTAGAGGAGAAATTTTGCAGAGAATATTAAAGTATGCTAATGAGATAGAAAATTAA
- a CDS encoding ATP-binding protein, with protein sequence MNKIKKNIIFIATVALFGEIYFYPFHSSLRFSAGIIALNLIMLIDEDISPFSISFFSGIAVFLVRSLFRIFFSSMPFGEIIALHFPSIFYYIIYGAITQLTHIRKHKNQFITPIVLLAFTDTISNIFEIFSRNQLVSLQIIQLMILVGIARSIIAYFIYLVYKKQELFLLTREHQKRYSQLNILIADIQAEMFYLKKSTHDIEQVMGKSYQLYEEYKCDKVLKEKILDIAREIHEIKKDYYRVLSGFESFLKTFEKNGTMMLSDMLVIIRGNTCRYLKENGKDISIDFDFKNDFQLQKYYHLFTILNNLIINAIDACKAMGRIKVTQESDMNNVIFYVKDNGEGIDKDILPYIFNPGFTTKYDEKSGKPSTGIGLSHVKNIVTELQGNIEVKSKLNEGTIFKVIVPKNSLVR encoded by the coding sequence ATGAATAAAATTAAAAAAAATATAATATTCATTGCCACAGTAGCTTTATTTGGTGAAATATATTTTTATCCCTTTCATTCATCTCTTAGATTCTCAGCAGGAATTATTGCATTAAACTTAATTATGCTTATTGATGAAGATATTTCTCCCTTCTCTATATCTTTTTTTTCTGGCATAGCAGTATTTCTAGTAAGAAGTCTCTTTCGTATTTTCTTTTCTTCTATGCCTTTTGGAGAAATTATTGCACTACATTTTCCATCCATCTTTTACTACATCATTTATGGCGCAATTACTCAACTTACACATATTCGAAAACACAAAAACCAATTTATTACTCCAATCGTTCTTTTAGCATTTACGGATACAATAAGCAACATATTTGAAATTTTTTCAAGAAATCAATTAGTCTCCTTACAAATTATTCAGTTAATGATCCTCGTTGGCATCGCAAGAAGTATCATTGCTTACTTCATTTATCTAGTCTATAAAAAACAAGAATTATTTTTATTAACACGTGAACATCAAAAGCGATATAGTCAGTTAAATATATTAATTGCTGACATCCAAGCAGAAATGTTTTATTTAAAAAAATCGACCCATGATATTGAACAAGTAATGGGTAAAAGTTACCAATTATATGAAGAATATAAGTGTGATAAAGTATTAAAAGAAAAAATATTAGATATTGCTCGGGAAATACACGAAATTAAAAAAGACTATTACAGAGTTTTAAGTGGCTTTGAAAGCTTCTTAAAAACATTTGAAAAAAATGGTACAATGATGTTATCTGATATGCTTGTAATTATTCGTGGTAATACCTGTCGATATCTTAAAGAAAATGGTAAAGATATATCTATAGACTTTGATTTTAAAAATGATTTTCAACTTCAAAAATATTATCATTTGTTCACAATTTTAAATAATCTAATAATAAATGCTATTGATGCTTGTAAAGCTATGGGACGTATTAAAGTTACACAAGAAAGTGATATGAATAATGTTATCTTTTATGTAAAAGACAATGGCGAAGGAATAGATAAAGATATTTTACCATATATATTTAATCCTGGATTTACAACAAAATATGATGAAAAATCAGGTAAGCCTTCTACTGGTATAGGGCTTTCCCATGTAAAAAACATTGTTACAGAATTACAAGGTAATATTGAAGTAAAGTCAAAGTTAAATGAAGGTACCATTTTTAAAGTAATTGTACCTAAAAATTCATTGGTAAGGTGA
- a CDS encoding response regulator: protein MANTFLIIDDDINIRKMLKHLIIKNNLGKVLEELDSGEHATEEIIFYNPDIVLIDFLLPIKDGIEIITSTRSLGYKGKFIMISQVEDEHMIAKAYENGIVFFIDKPINMIEALNVIKGVCHNIDLEKSVNLIKNAVFNIEKSQNVTSSPSIYDQIINILTDIGILGESGSKDLVNVIEKVISFKKNNFSSSYQLQDIYRQIAYEENCTKNTHINARTIEQRIRRTILKALENIAALGNDDDYNSKFIEYSTRLFDLKQVKQEIKHINNPREDRGKINIKKFIEGIISKLNF, encoded by the coding sequence ATGGCAAATACTTTTTTAATTATTGATGACGATATTAACATTAGAAAAATGTTAAAACATTTAATTATAAAGAATAACCTCGGTAAAGTTTTAGAAGAATTAGATAGCGGAGAACACGCTACAGAAGAAATTATTTTCTACAATCCGGATATCGTTCTTATTGACTTTTTACTGCCTATAAAAGATGGCATTGAAATTATTACGTCTACAAGATCCCTTGGTTATAAAGGAAAATTCATCATGATTTCTCAAGTAGAAGATGAACATATGATTGCTAAAGCTTATGAAAACGGAATTGTTTTTTTTATTGATAAACCTATTAATATGATTGAAGCATTAAATGTTATTAAAGGAGTATGTCACAATATAGATCTTGAAAAATCAGTTAATCTTATTAAAAATGCTGTATTTAATATTGAAAAATCACAAAATGTTACATCTTCACCAAGTATATATGATCAAATCATTAACATTCTTACAGATATTGGTATTTTAGGAGAATCTGGCAGTAAAGATTTAGTGAATGTTATTGAAAAAGTCATATCTTTTAAGAAAAATAATTTCTCCTCATCATACCAATTACAAGATATTTATCGACAAATTGCTTATGAAGAAAATTGCACAAAAAATACTCACATAAATGCAAGGACAATTGAACAAAGAATCAGAAGAACCATTCTTAAAGCATTAGAAAATATTGCTGCATTGGGTAATGATGATGATTATAATAGTAAATTTATTGAATACAGTACAAGATTATTTGACTTAAAGCAAGTAAAACAAGAAATAAAACATATTAATAATCCTAGAGAAGATAGGGGCAAAATCAATATAAAAAAATTTATCGAGGGAATTATTTCTAAACTGAATTTTTAG
- the gltS gene encoding sodium/glutamate symporter has translation MVLQLDMIQSVALAVVVLLLGQFIRKKASFLERFCIPAPVIGGLIFAILALILKQTGIIEFQMDTTLQKVLMTAFFTTVGFTASLKLLKKGGVQVFLFLIIAVVLVSLQNIVGVSLAKVFHLNSLLGLSTGSVPMTGGHGTSGAFAPLFEKAGAVGATTVAMASATFGLITGSMLGGPIAKRLIEKHNLLDKNMKKSEATQEAAVTTEATKELIPGNFSLAAFQIIIAMGLGTIISTLLQKTGMTFPPYIGAMFAAAIMRNISDITNAYKTPSVEIDLLGNISLSLFLSMALMGLKLWQLADLAVPMIVMLIAQTVLMAAFAYFVTFNVMGRDYQAAVLAGGHCGFGMGATPNAIANMEAISSNFGPAPAAFFIIPLVGSLFIDFFNAGIITAFMNIFH, from the coding sequence ATGGTATTACAACTAGACATGATTCAATCAGTAGCACTTGCAGTTGTCGTTTTATTACTAGGACAATTTATAAGAAAAAAAGCTAGCTTTTTAGAAAGGTTCTGTATTCCAGCACCTGTTATAGGTGGATTAATTTTCGCAATACTAGCTTTAATATTAAAACAGACTGGGATAATAGAATTTCAAATGGATACAACCCTTCAAAAAGTTTTAATGACTGCATTTTTTACGACAGTTGGTTTTACTGCCAGCCTTAAATTATTAAAAAAAGGTGGCGTTCAAGTTTTCTTATTTTTAATTATCGCAGTAGTTCTTGTATCTCTTCAAAATATTGTTGGTGTCAGCCTTGCAAAGGTTTTCCACTTAAATTCTCTTTTAGGTCTTTCAACAGGTTCTGTTCCTATGACTGGTGGTCATGGAACAAGCGGAGCATTTGCACCTTTATTTGAGAAAGCAGGTGCAGTTGGTGCTACAACTGTAGCGATGGCTTCTGCAACATTTGGTTTAATTACAGGTAGTATGTTAGGTGGTCCAATCGCAAAAAGATTAATTGAAAAACACAATCTTTTAGATAAAAATATGAAAAAATCAGAAGCAACACAAGAAGCTGCAGTAACAACAGAAGCAACAAAAGAGTTAATTCCAGGTAACTTCTCATTAGCTGCATTCCAAATTATTATTGCTATGGGATTAGGTACAATTATTTCTACCTTACTTCAAAAAACAGGTATGACATTCCCTCCTTACATAGGAGCTATGTTTGCAGCAGCTATTATGAGAAATATATCTGATATTACAAATGCATATAAAACACCAAGTGTTGAAATTGATTTGTTAGGAAATATTTCATTATCTCTTTTCTTGTCAATGGCATTAATGGGATTAAAACTATGGCAACTTGCAGATTTAGCAGTTCCAATGATTGTTATGTTAATTGCACAAACAGTGCTTATGGCAGCATTTGCATATTTCGTAACATTTAATGTAATGGGAAGAGACTATCAAGCAGCAGTTTTAGCTGGTGGACACTGTGGTTTTGGTATGGGTGCTACACCAAATGCAATTGCAAATATGGAAGCTATTTCAAGTAATTTTGGTCCAGCACCAGCTGCATTCTTCATCATCCCATTAGTAGGAAGCTTGTTTATAGACTTCTTCAATGCCGGTATAATTACTGCTTTCATGAATATATTCCACTAA
- the nadE gene encoding NAD(+) synthase produces the protein MNRSIKEKIDLTVNWLREKVEESNTKGLVVGISGGIDSALVSYLIKKAFPDNSIGVILPCKSNPKDREDALKVAKGCGIKHIEIELSEVHDRLYSDVLNAMKDKDMINESNNLRLSDANLRARLRMSTIYCVANSLNYLVVGTDNAAEVYTGYFTKYGDGGVDILPIANLRKREVYEWARYLGVPQSVIDRPPSAGLWEGQTDEKEMGTTYDMVDDLLEGKDIPQRDKEIIERLHKRSEHKRRMPEAPSVF, from the coding sequence ATGAACAGAAGTATAAAAGAAAAAATTGATTTAACTGTAAATTGGTTAAGAGAAAAGGTAGAAGAATCTAATACAAAAGGATTAGTAGTAGGAATATCTGGAGGAATAGATTCTGCACTTGTTTCTTATTTAATAAAGAAAGCATTTCCAGATAATTCTATAGGAGTTATTCTTCCTTGTAAAAGTAATCCAAAGGATAGAGAAGATGCTCTTAAGGTTGCAAAAGGTTGTGGAATAAAACATATTGAAATTGAATTGAGTGAAGTGCATGATAGATTATATAGTGATGTTTTAAATGCGATGAAAGATAAAGATATGATAAATGAGAGTAACAATTTAAGATTAAGTGATGCAAATTTAAGAGCAAGATTACGAATGAGTACAATTTATTGTGTTGCAAATTCCCTTAATTATCTTGTTGTAGGAACAGATAATGCAGCTGAAGTATATACAGGATATTTTACAAAGTATGGAGATGGCGGGGTAGACATTTTACCTATTGCAAATTTAAGAAAGAGAGAAGTATATGAATGGGCAAGGTATCTTGGTGTTCCTCAAAGTGTTATAGATAGACCTCCATCAGCAGGGCTTTGGGAAGGGCAGACAGATGAGAAGGAAATGGGTACAACTTATGATATGGTGGATGATTTACTTGAAGGAAAAGATATTCCGCAAAGAGATAAAGAAATTATTGAAAGGTTACATAAGCGTTCAGAGCATAAGAGAAGAATGCCTGAAGCCCCTTCAGTTTTTTAA
- the cysK gene encoding cysteine synthase A, translated as MKIANSIVELIGNTPMVKLNKLVGKEDAEVYLKLEFFNPGSSVKDRIALNMIETAEKEGKLKKGSVIVEPTSGNTGIGLAMIGAAKGYKVILVMPDTMSIERRKLLKAFGAEIVLTDGAIGMKGAIEKANEIVRNNPSYFMPQQFENRANPEAHKNTTALEILEQMDNQFDMLIAGVGTGGTITGIGEMIKKQIKDVKVVAIEPKNSAVLSGEKSGPHKIQGIGAGFIPNILNTKIIDEIIKIEDEDAMETARKIAVEEGILVGISSGAAIYGAIKKAKELGKGKKIVVIVPSYGERYLSTPLFDFE; from the coding sequence ATGAAAATAGCGAATAGTATTGTAGAATTAATAGGAAATACACCTATGGTAAAGTTAAATAAATTAGTTGGAAAAGAAGATGCAGAAGTATACCTTAAATTAGAATTTTTTAATCCTGGAAGCAGTGTAAAAGATCGAATTGCTTTAAACATGATTGAAACAGCTGAGAAGGAAGGAAAATTAAAAAAAGGCTCTGTCATTGTAGAACCAACAAGTGGAAATACTGGAATAGGTCTTGCAATGATTGGAGCTGCTAAAGGGTATAAAGTTATTTTGGTTATGCCGGATACTATGAGTATTGAAAGAAGAAAATTATTAAAAGCTTTTGGGGCAGAGATAGTACTTACTGATGGTGCTATAGGCATGAAAGGAGCTATTGAAAAGGCTAATGAAATTGTAAGAAATAATCCGTCTTATTTTATGCCACAACAATTTGAAAACCGAGCAAATCCAGAAGCACATAAAAATACGACGGCACTAGAGATACTTGAGCAAATGGATAATCAATTTGATATGTTAATAGCTGGAGTAGGTACAGGGGGAACGATTACAGGAATTGGTGAAATGATAAAAAAACAAATTAAGGATGTAAAAGTTGTAGCGATTGAACCAAAAAATTCTGCTGTGCTTTCTGGAGAAAAATCTGGACCACACAAAATTCAAGGAATTGGAGCAGGCTTTATTCCGAATATTCTCAATACAAAAATTATTGATGAAATCATAAAAATAGAAGACGAGGATGCAATGGAAACAGCAAGAAAAATTGCAGTTGAAGAAGGTATATTGGTAGGAATATCTTCAGGAGCTGCTATTTATGGAGCAATAAAAAAGGCAAAAGAGCTTGGTAAAGGGAAGAAAATCGTTGTGATTGTGCCAAGTTATGGGGAAAGATATTTAAGTACACCATTGTTTGATTTTGAATAG
- a CDS encoding sulfite exporter TauE/SafE family protein: MKKKMFTLKFILLGFIAGLINGLLGSGGGTILVPGMFFLLDIEEHKAHATAISVILPLALVSAFIYIKHGVIVWNITFKIMIGGILGGYIGANLLSKIPGNLLRKIFAIFMIIAAIRMVF; this comes from the coding sequence ATGAAAAAAAAAATGTTTACTTTAAAATTTATATTATTAGGTTTTATTGCAGGCTTGATTAATGGTTTATTAGGATCTGGTGGAGGAACTATTTTAGTCCCAGGAATGTTTTTTTTGCTAGATATAGAAGAACACAAAGCACATGCTACTGCTATATCTGTAATACTACCACTTGCCCTTGTTAGTGCCTTTATATATATAAAGCATGGTGTTATTGTTTGGAATATAACATTTAAAATTATGATTGGTGGCATACTAGGAGGATATATTGGAGCAAACCTTTTATCAAAAATACCAGGAAATTTACTTAGAAAAATTTTCGCTATTTTTATGATCATTGCTGCTATAAGGATGGTGTTCTAA
- a CDS encoding TSUP family transporter: MNLVLIGLLSGIIGGMGIGGGTILIPALILFTSLTQQQAQGVNLLSFVPVAFIALITHLKNKNVKTSISLPLIGLGLLGSILGSFLAVNISSDILRKFFGIFLFFMGLYEFFYKDKRRTK; encoded by the coding sequence ATGAATTTAGTACTTATTGGTTTGTTATCAGGAATAATTGGGGGAATGGGGATTGGCGGAGGAACCATTCTAATCCCTGCACTTATCCTATTTACATCCCTTACACAGCAACAAGCTCAAGGTGTAAACTTATTATCTTTTGTACCAGTTGCTTTTATTGCACTCATTACTCATCTAAAAAATAAAAATGTTAAAACATCTATTTCTCTACCTTTAATAGGTTTAGGCCTTTTAGGTTCTATTTTAGGTTCATTCCTTGCTGTAAATATCTCATCTGATATACTTAGAAAGTTTTTTGGTATCTTCCTCTTTTTTATGGGACTTTATGAATTTTTCTATAAAGATAAAAGACGTACCAAATAG
- a CDS encoding YigZ family protein, protein MKRYRTILEYAEVEHVIEKSRFIGYVKPVENEEEATKFIEEIKLIHKTATHNVPVYIIGKNNEIQRYSDDGEPAGTAGVPILDMLKKEAIKNVAIVVTRYFGGIKLGTGGLVRAYTQTAKLALKEGKIIEKVLHDLIKIRIDYSILGKVQNEILSAGYLLKDTVFDDAVNMYIYSPVDRSDNFIKLINNLTSAKAEISVEDTLYLNELDGVIMKESL, encoded by the coding sequence ATGAAAAGATATAGAACAATTCTAGAATATGCTGAAGTAGAACATGTTATTGAGAAATCAAGGTTTATTGGATATGTAAAGCCTGTAGAAAATGAGGAAGAGGCGACTAAATTTATTGAAGAAATAAAATTGATTCATAAAACAGCAACACATAATGTTCCAGTTTATATAATTGGAAAAAATAATGAAATACAAAGATATAGTGATGATGGAGAACCAGCTGGAACAGCTGGAGTACCTATACTAGATATGTTAAAAAAAGAAGCAATTAAAAATGTTGCTATTGTTGTTACAAGATATTTTGGTGGAATAAAATTAGGTACAGGAGGACTTGTTCGTGCTTATACTCAAACAGCAAAACTTGCATTAAAGGAAGGAAAAATTATTGAGAAAGTATTGCATGATTTAATAAAAATAAGAATAGATTATTCTATACTTGGAAAAGTTCAAAATGAAATATTAAGTGCAGGCTATTTATTAAAGGATACAGTGTTTGATGATGCTGTAAATATGTATATTTATTCTCCAGTAGATCGTAGTGATAATTTTATTAAATTAATTAATAACTTAACAAGTGCAAAGGCTGAAATATCTGTTGAAGATACATTATATCTTAATGAATTAGATGGTGTTATCATGAAAGAATCATTGTAA
- a CDS encoding NUDIX hydrolase, which yields MLFRNCAGGVVFFDEKVLLLKNEKDEWVLPKGVIRNGNLSRDVALNRVKEEAGIEAEIVSSVGETCYEFFSISRQKPVCNEIIWYLMRALDEKCKLNDELEYKDIGFYHISEALDMITHNQDRSLVNLAYRKYKEVASQEIMV from the coding sequence ATGCTTTTTAGAAATTGTGCTGGTGGCGTTGTATTTTTCGATGAGAAGGTGCTACTTTTGAAAAATGAAAAAGATGAATGGGTATTACCAAAGGGTGTAATTCGTAATGGGAATCTCTCAAGAGATGTTGCTTTAAACCGTGTAAAAGAAGAAGCGGGTATTGAAGCTGAAATTGTCTCTTCTGTTGGAGAAACTTGTTACGAATTTTTTTCTATATCAAGACAAAAGCCAGTTTGTAATGAAATAATATGGTATTTAATGAGAGCATTAGATGAGAAATGTAAATTGAATGATGAGCTAGAATATAAAGATATAGGTTTTTATCATATCAGTGAAGCTTTAGATATGATTACACATAATCAAGATCGATCTTTGGTCAATCTTGCATATAGAAAATATAAAGAAGTAGCTTCCCAGGAAATAATGGTATAA
- a CDS encoding DUF3189 family protein, with the protein MIFLHIIYHCVGGCHSSCTAAAIHLNMLPMNHTPSKYDLLNIPFFDSLEKTDMGKIIYRGTDEFGNKIYTLGRQFVPHIIIPSIKDMWQVLEQREEDLLIVNTLHCVNFLMRIGGLSSRRLKWIQFGRPIVAHGTILAYKNIVKLVEETKKILN; encoded by the coding sequence GTGATTTTTCTGCATATAATATATCATTGTGTAGGAGGCTGTCATTCATCTTGTACGGCTGCTGCAATTCATCTAAACATGTTACCAATGAACCATACTCCAAGTAAATATGATTTATTAAATATACCTTTTTTTGACTCTTTAGAAAAAACAGATATGGGAAAAATTATTTATAGAGGTACAGATGAATTTGGTAATAAGATATATACACTTGGTAGACAGTTTGTACCTCATATTATTATCCCATCTATAAAAGATATGTGGCAGGTATTAGAACAAAGAGAAGAAGATCTTCTAATAGTCAATACGCTTCACTGTGTAAATTTTCTTATGAGAATTGGAGGGTTATCATCTAGAAGATTAAAATGGATTCAATTTGGAAGACCTATTGTTGCACATGGTACTATATTAGCATATAAAAATATTGTAAAATTAGTTGAGGAGACAAAGAAAATTCTTAATTAA
- a CDS encoding HEAT repeat domain-containing protein, giving the protein MQQKRLSLSWDDINIKKDYMITYLLYKEGKGIDLIASIRNMTVEKVKKQLILAKSEIFSVSTEEKSILDKMLEATKSKRYEMLSSIKMKDKKILVREIYKRYNYINNPDDKMIVIWIIGELGIQKLIPIIYQDIQHPHGNVRRMVCSAINKIGDADSIEYLHRALLDSKPQVRQYAAKALGKLGNKKSIKKIKSLICNPKEKEYVKRAFQEAICNIERRLENS; this is encoded by the coding sequence ATGCAACAAAAGAGATTAAGTTTATCATGGGATGACATAAATATAAAAAAAGATTATATGATAACTTATCTTTTGTATAAAGAAGGAAAAGGGATTGACCTTATTGCTAGTATTAGAAATATGACTGTTGAGAAAGTAAAGAAGCAATTAATCTTAGCAAAGTCAGAGATTTTTTCTGTCAGTACAGAAGAAAAATCGATTTTAGACAAAATGTTAGAAGCTACAAAATCTAAAAGATATGAAATGCTCTCTAGTATAAAAATGAAAGATAAAAAAATCTTGGTAAGAGAGATATATAAACGCTACAATTATATTAATAATCCTGATGATAAAATGATTGTTATTTGGATTATAGGTGAGTTAGGGATACAAAAACTTATTCCTATTATTTATCAAGATATTCAACATCCCCATGGAAATGTTAGGAGAATGGTGTGTTCAGCAATAAATAAAATAGGTGATGCAGATAGCATAGAATATCTACATAGGGCTTTATTAGATTCAAAACCACAGGTAAGACAATATGCTGCAAAAGCGTTGGGGAAATTAGGAAACAAAAAATCGATTAAAAAGATTAAAAGTCTTATTTGTAATCCAAAAGAAAAAGAATATGTGAAAAGGGCATTTCAAGAAGCTATTTGTAATATTGAGAGGAGACTTGAAAATTCTTAA
- the hflX gene encoding GTPase HflX produces MQFNENNEIIEFVEQRAILVGLSTGSKNEITTIENSLKELEELAKAAGAKVINTIIQNKQKIDSAFYIGKGKVEEIKILCDELDANLVIFNDELSGAQIRNLEESIERTIIDRTTLILDIFAQRAQSKEGKLQVELAQLQYRLPRLVGLGKSLSRTGAGIGTRGPGEKKLELDRRHILNRITDIKCQLKEIKKNREIQRKQRKKNEIPVVALVGYTNAGKSTLMNKLISKTGSLQEDKEVYVEDMLFATLDTAHRKIALPSKEEFILIDTVGFVSKLPHALVEAFKATLEEVEYADLLLHVVDATNQDYEMQMKVTNKVLGELNVKDKRMILVFNKIDKIENIHIPSGEDIIHISALEEIGIDRLLCKIKEKIFADMKKAILLLPYDRGDIVSYLCDKTKMDKCVYKENGVLIETYLALADYNKYKNYMILNEME; encoded by the coding sequence ATGCAATTTAATGAAAATAATGAAATTATTGAATTTGTAGAACAAAGAGCTATATTGGTTGGATTAAGTACAGGTAGTAAAAATGAGATTACTACAATTGAAAATTCTTTAAAAGAGCTAGAGGAGTTAGCAAAAGCTGCAGGAGCAAAAGTTATAAACACAATTATACAGAACAAGCAAAAAATTGATTCAGCCTTTTATATAGGGAAAGGTAAGGTTGAAGAAATTAAAATTCTTTGTGATGAATTAGATGCTAATTTGGTGATATTTAATGATGAGCTTTCTGGAGCTCAAATTAGAAATTTAGAAGAATCAATAGAAAGAACTATCATTGATAGAACTACATTGATTCTAGATATTTTTGCACAAAGAGCACAATCAAAGGAAGGGAAATTGCAGGTTGAATTAGCTCAGCTTCAGTATAGATTACCAAGACTGGTTGGACTAGGGAAATCTTTATCTAGAACAGGTGCAGGAATCGGAACTAGAGGACCAGGAGAAAAAAAATTAGAGCTTGATCGAAGACATATTTTAAATAGAATTACGGATATAAAGTGTCAATTAAAGGAAATCAAAAAAAATCGAGAGATTCAGAGAAAACAGAGAAAGAAAAATGAAATTCCAGTTGTAGCGTTAGTAGGTTATACGAATGCTGGTAAATCTACATTAATGAATAAACTTATATCAAAGACAGGATCTTTACAAGAAGATAAAGAAGTATATGTAGAAGATATGTTGTTTGCTACATTAGATACTGCCCATAGAAAAATTGCACTCCCAAGTAAAGAAGAATTTATTTTAATTGATACAGTAGGATTTGTTAGTAAGCTACCACATGCATTGGTGGAGGCTTTTAAAGCTACTCTTGAGGAAGTTGAGTATGCTGATTTGCTTCTTCATGTTGTAGATGCTACAAATCAAGATTATGAGATGCAGATGAAAGTTACAAATAAAGTATTAGGGGAATTAAATGTAAAAGATAAAAGGATGATTCTAGTATTTAATAAAATAGATAAGATCGAGAATATACACATTCCTTCTGGAGAAGATATTATTCATATTTCAGCATTAGAAGAAATTGGTATAGATAGGTTGTTATGTAAAATAAAAGAAAAAATATTTGCTGATATGAAAAAGGCAATACTTCTTTTACCCTATGATCGAGGGGATATTGTATCATACTTATGCGATAAGACAAAAATGGATAAGTGTGTTTATAAAGAAAATGGTGTTTTGATTGAAACATATCTAGCTTTAGCAGATTATAATAAATATAAAAATTATATGATTTTAAATGAAATGGAGTAA